A single region of the Streptomyces virginiae genome encodes:
- a CDS encoding siderophore-interacting protein → MAEGRARTVGTAVVVRTERLSPHMVRLVLGGEGLREFGAGGYTDHYVKLLFAPVGVNYPAPWDLDRIRADFPRAQWPRQRAYTVRSWDPAHMELTLDFVVHGDEGLAGPWAARVQPGELVRFLGPGGAYAPDPVAGWHLLVGDESALPAIAAAMERMPAGARVHAFVEIDGPADELKVATPDGIVPIWLHRGDRPVGEALVEAVTSMEFPSTDVHAFVHGEAGFVKELRRHLRMERGVPRERLSISGYWRLGETDEGWRAIKRDWNASVEAEQEHRAAA, encoded by the coding sequence GTGGCAGAAGGACGCGCCCGCACCGTCGGCACCGCCGTCGTCGTACGCACCGAGCGGCTGTCGCCGCACATGGTGCGGCTCGTGCTGGGCGGTGAGGGCCTCCGGGAGTTCGGCGCGGGCGGTTACACCGACCATTACGTGAAGCTGCTGTTCGCCCCGGTGGGTGTGAACTACCCCGCGCCGTGGGACCTGGACCGGATCCGCGCGGACTTCCCCCGGGCGCAGTGGCCGCGCCAGCGGGCGTACACGGTCCGCAGCTGGGACCCGGCACACATGGAGCTGACCCTCGACTTCGTGGTCCACGGCGACGAGGGCCTGGCCGGCCCCTGGGCGGCGCGGGTGCAGCCGGGCGAGCTCGTACGCTTCCTCGGCCCGGGCGGCGCCTACGCCCCGGACCCGGTGGCCGGCTGGCACCTCCTGGTGGGCGACGAGAGCGCCCTGCCCGCGATCGCCGCCGCGATGGAGCGGATGCCGGCGGGGGCGCGGGTCCACGCCTTCGTAGAGATCGACGGCCCGGCCGACGAGCTGAAGGTCGCCACCCCGGACGGCATCGTCCCGATCTGGCTGCACCGCGGCGACCGCCCGGTCGGCGAGGCCCTGGTGGAGGCCGTCACGTCCATGGAGTTCCCCTCGACGGACGTCCACGCCTTCGTCCACGGCGAGGCCGGCTTCGTCAAGGAGCTGCGCCGCCACCTGCGCATGGAGCGCGGCGTCCCGCGCGAGCGCCTGTCGATCTCGGGCTACTGGCGCCTGGGCGAGACGGACGAGGGCTGGCGCGCGATCAAGCGCGACTGGAACGCCTCGGTGGAAGCCGAACAGGAACACCGCGCCGCTGCCTAA
- a CDS encoding serine hydrolase, which yields MRTLPALGAAGAAVLLAATAGAAAMGTAGAAATAAPTPPPAPKPQITDAAVDKAVARLDRTVEDMMRRTGVPGVSVAVVHDDKVVHIKGYGLRRTGESATVGPDTVFQIASLSKPVSSTVVAGALTDPKEWDDRAVLPGFSLKDPWVTDHVTTADLFSHRSGLPDHAGDLLEDLGYDQAYILDHLRLEPLDPFRASYAYTNFGLTAAAEAVARAKGTSWQKLSADTLFKPAGMTRTSTEFSAFVNSPDHAATHVKNADGTWSPRFVRDPDAQAPAGGVSSTATDMARWLRLQLAGGTLDGKRIIPADALARTHVPAIVSQPTNAVGTTSFYGLGWNVSYDSAGRLRLSHSGAFELGANTNVTMLPLEQLGIVVLTNGAPVGLPDAVALDFFDYAEHGKVSTDWLALAASAYAAALAPPNGSSTDYAHPPAGARPARDSAAYTGTYDNPYYGKATVTADDNGALTLALGPKPLRFPLTHYDGDTFSFVTAGENAVGRTGVIFADGTLRVEYLDADHLGTFTQQ from the coding sequence ATGCGTACGCTCCCCGCCCTCGGGGCAGCAGGGGCTGCGGTCCTCCTGGCCGCGACGGCCGGCGCCGCGGCCATGGGCACGGCCGGTGCCGCGGCCACGGCCGCGCCCACGCCACCCCCCGCCCCGAAACCCCAGATCACGGACGCCGCCGTCGACAAGGCCGTCGCCCGCCTCGACCGCACCGTCGAGGACATGATGCGCCGCACCGGAGTCCCCGGCGTGTCCGTGGCCGTCGTCCACGACGACAAGGTCGTCCACATCAAGGGCTACGGGCTCCGCAGGACGGGCGAGAGCGCCACGGTCGGCCCCGACACCGTCTTCCAGATCGCCTCGCTGTCCAAGCCCGTCTCCTCCACGGTCGTGGCCGGCGCCCTGACCGATCCGAAGGAGTGGGACGACCGCGCCGTCCTGCCCGGGTTCTCCCTGAAGGACCCCTGGGTCACCGACCACGTCACCACCGCCGACCTGTTCTCCCACCGCAGCGGCCTCCCCGACCACGCCGGCGACCTCCTCGAAGACCTCGGCTACGACCAGGCGTACATCCTCGACCACCTGCGACTGGAGCCCCTCGACCCGTTCCGGGCGAGCTACGCCTACACCAACTTCGGTCTCACCGCCGCCGCCGAGGCCGTCGCCCGCGCCAAGGGCACCAGCTGGCAGAAGCTCAGCGCCGACACCCTCTTCAAGCCCGCCGGCATGACCCGTACGAGCACCGAGTTCTCCGCCTTCGTCAACTCCCCCGACCACGCCGCCACCCACGTCAAGAACGCCGACGGCACCTGGAGCCCGCGCTTCGTCCGCGACCCGGACGCCCAGGCCCCGGCCGGCGGTGTCAGCTCCACCGCCACCGACATGGCCCGCTGGCTGCGGCTGCAGCTGGCCGGCGGCACCCTCGACGGGAAGCGGATCATCCCCGCCGACGCCCTGGCCCGGACCCACGTGCCCGCGATCGTGTCGCAGCCGACCAACGCCGTCGGCACCACCAGCTTCTACGGCCTCGGCTGGAACGTCAGCTACGACAGCGCCGGCCGCCTGCGCCTGAGCCACTCCGGCGCCTTCGAACTCGGCGCCAACACCAACGTCACCATGCTGCCGCTGGAACAGCTCGGCATCGTCGTCCTGACCAACGGCGCCCCGGTCGGTCTGCCCGACGCCGTCGCCCTGGACTTCTTCGACTACGCCGAACACGGCAAGGTCTCCACCGACTGGCTCGCCCTGGCCGCCTCCGCCTACGCGGCGGCCCTCGCGCCCCCGAACGGGTCGAGCACCGACTACGCCCACCCGCCCGCCGGTGCGCGGCCCGCCCGGGACAGCGCCGCGTACACCGGAACCTACGACAACCCCTACTACGGCAAGGCCACCGTGACCGCCGACGACAACGGCGCGCTCACCCTCGCCCTCGGCCCGAAGCCCCTGCGCTTCCCGCTGACCCACTACGACGGGGACACCTTCAGCTTCGTGACCGCGGGCGAGAACGCGGTCGGCCGCACCGGAGTGATCTTCGCCGACGGCACCCTGCGCGTGGAGTACCTCGACGCCGACCACCTGGGCACTTTCACCCAGCAGTAG
- a CDS encoding RluA family pseudouridine synthase, with protein MRRRAQPPTSPLPQRAGIDPVRLRLPPDPEGTWPDLGDYLAARYAGTRGADSVARLLAAGRVLGPGGRVLRAEDPYEPGAYLWFHRDMEPEPRVPFPISVVHRDAHLLVVDKPHFLATTPRGSHITETALARLRAELDLPDLSPAHRLDRLTAGLVMFSVRPEDRGAYQLLFQRREVHKEYEALAPHDPALARTLPRTVRSRIEKARGVIAAVEVPGGEPNAESLVELVDSRGGLGRYRLTPRTGRTHQLRVHMNSLGLPILGDPVYPQVTDPAPDDYRTPLQLLARVLAFTDPVTARVHRFESGRTLQAWDDRAGWEAGTGG; from the coding sequence ATGAGACGCAGAGCCCAGCCACCGACCTCGCCCCTCCCCCAGCGCGCCGGCATCGACCCGGTGCGGCTGCGGCTCCCGCCCGACCCGGAGGGAACCTGGCCGGATCTCGGCGACTACCTCGCGGCGCGCTACGCCGGCACCCGCGGCGCCGATTCCGTGGCCCGCCTGCTGGCCGCGGGCCGGGTGCTGGGCCCCGGCGGGCGGGTCCTGCGCGCGGAGGACCCGTACGAGCCGGGCGCCTATCTGTGGTTCCACCGGGACATGGAGCCGGAGCCGCGCGTGCCTTTCCCGATCTCCGTCGTCCACCGGGACGCGCACCTGCTGGTCGTGGACAAGCCGCACTTCCTGGCGACCACCCCGCGCGGCTCCCACATCACCGAGACCGCCCTGGCCCGGCTCCGCGCGGAGCTGGACCTGCCCGACCTCAGCCCCGCGCACCGGCTGGACCGGCTGACGGCGGGGCTGGTGATGTTCAGCGTCCGCCCCGAGGATCGCGGCGCCTATCAGCTGCTCTTCCAGCGGCGCGAGGTGCACAAGGAGTACGAGGCCCTCGCACCCCACGACCCGGCGCTCGCCCGCACCCTGCCGCGTACGGTCCGCAGCCGGATCGAGAAGGCCCGCGGGGTCATCGCGGCGGTCGAGGTGCCGGGCGGCGAGCCCAACGCGGAGAGCCTCGTCGAACTCGTCGACTCCCGGGGCGGACTGGGTCGCTACCGGCTGACCCCGCGCACCGGCCGCACCCACCAGTTGCGGGTCCACATGAACAGCCTGGGCCTGCCCATCCTCGGCGACCCGGTGTATCCGCAGGTCACCGATCCGGCCCCGGACGACTACCGCACGCCTTTGCAACTCCTGGCCCGGGTACTGGCGTTCACCGACCCGGTGACCGCACGCGTGCACCGCTTCGAGAGCGGCCGCACCCTCCAGGCCTGGGACGACCGCGCGGGCTGGGAGGCCGGCACGGGCGGCTGA
- a CDS encoding TetR/AcrR family transcriptional regulator: MGALRTPREKWVEAGLRALAAGGAEAVRVEALAKALGVTKGGFYGYFADRDALLAEMLDTWERESVDEVIDQVEREGGDARDKVRLAGRLTFSSDRLLPIDLAIRDWARRDPAVAERLRRVDNERMQLARDAIGTFCDDPDEVEARALLAFCAAIGSHFLAADHPGTTRAPVIARAADIVLDLRHRNPGG; this comes from the coding sequence ATGGGCGCATTGCGCACACCGCGCGAGAAGTGGGTCGAGGCGGGACTGCGGGCGCTGGCCGCAGGCGGTGCGGAGGCCGTGCGGGTCGAGGCGCTCGCCAAGGCGTTGGGGGTGACCAAGGGCGGCTTCTACGGGTACTTCGCCGACCGCGACGCGCTCCTGGCCGAGATGCTGGACACCTGGGAGCGCGAGAGCGTGGACGAGGTGATCGACCAGGTCGAGCGGGAGGGCGGCGACGCGCGGGACAAGGTCCGCCTGGCAGGTCGGCTCACCTTCTCCAGCGACCGCCTGCTGCCCATCGATCTGGCCATCCGCGACTGGGCCCGCCGCGACCCCGCCGTCGCGGAGCGCCTGCGCCGCGTGGACAACGAGCGCATGCAGTTGGCACGCGACGCGATCGGCACTTTCTGCGACGACCCTGACGAGGTCGAGGCCCGTGCTCTGCTCGCCTTCTGCGCGGCCATCGGTAGCCACTTCCTCGCCGCCGACCACCCCGGCACCACCCGCGCCCCGGTCATCGCCCGCGCCGCCGACATCGTCCTCGACCTCCGGCACCGCAACCCCGGCGGATGA
- a CDS encoding putative quinol monooxygenase: MSFGFVAFHYPAPEHVDAFVAECHQVAEAIRQQPGSLSVGVWVTPDGAAVVTTGAFESEDAFRATAGLAREMGATPDGLSDLEVRPRVVHFLESR; encoded by the coding sequence ATGTCATTCGGTTTCGTTGCCTTCCACTACCCGGCCCCCGAGCACGTCGATGCGTTCGTCGCCGAGTGCCACCAGGTCGCCGAGGCGATACGGCAACAGCCGGGCTCCCTGTCCGTCGGGGTCTGGGTCACCCCGGACGGCGCCGCCGTCGTCACCACCGGCGCGTTCGAGTCCGAGGACGCCTTCCGGGCGACGGCCGGCCTCGCCCGCGAGATGGGTGCGACGCCCGACGGCCTGAGCGACCTGGAGGTCAGGCCCCGCGTGGTCCACTTCCTCGAGTCGCGGTAG
- a CDS encoding TetR/AcrR family transcriptional regulator produces the protein MSGEADDGPRRVGRPRADRLRPESGRPPREELLCAAAELFTDQGYAATTTRAVAERAGMRQATMYHYFGGKEELLAELLESTVAPSLVLARQLLADEGRCAARRLWELCRSDVLLLCGGPYNLGALYLLPELGGSRLARFRRMRGELKDAYRVLLAGTRVGAELAGDKAGLTLRGDLVFGLIEGVMLIHRTDPARPPVAFAEATADAALRIAGVGRLQG, from the coding sequence ATGAGCGGGGAAGCGGACGATGGTCCGAGACGGGTCGGTCGGCCACGCGCCGACCGGCTGCGACCGGAGAGCGGCCGGCCGCCGCGCGAGGAACTCCTCTGCGCGGCGGCCGAGTTGTTCACCGACCAGGGATACGCGGCGACCACCACGCGGGCCGTCGCGGAGCGGGCCGGGATGCGCCAGGCCACGATGTACCACTACTTCGGCGGCAAGGAGGAGCTCCTCGCCGAACTGCTGGAGTCCACGGTCGCGCCCTCGCTGGTGCTGGCCAGGCAACTCCTCGCGGACGAGGGGCGGTGCGCCGCGCGGCGGCTGTGGGAGCTGTGCCGCTCCGACGTCCTGCTCCTGTGCGGCGGACCGTACAACCTGGGCGCGCTCTACCTGCTGCCCGAGCTCGGCGGCTCGCGCCTCGCACGGTTCCGTCGGATGCGCGGAGAACTCAAGGACGCCTACCGGGTGTTGCTCGCCGGAACCCGCGTCGGCGCCGAACTCGCGGGGGACAAGGCGGGGCTGACGCTCCGGGGCGATCTGGTCTTCGGCCTCATCGAGGGCGTCATGCTGATCCACCGCACGGATCCGGCACGGCCGCCCGTGGCCTTCGCCGAAGCCACCGCGGACGCCGCGCTGCGGATCGCGGGCGTCGGCCGCCTCCAGGGCTGA
- a CDS encoding DEAD/DEAH box helicase, with amino-acid sequence MTEELSPAERYAAARIRAAEEASALAPFREMYDFDLDPYQVEACKALEAGKGVLVAAPTGSGKTIVGEFAVHLALQQGRKCFYTTPIKALSNQKYADLVKRYGADKVGLLTGDNSVNSEAPVVVMTTEVLRNMLYAGSQSLRGLGYVVMDEVHYLSDRFRGAVWEEVIIHLPESVTLVSLSATVSNAEEFGDWLDTVRGDTEVIVSEGRPVPLWQHVMAGRRIYDLFEEESDHGGRGSARREVNPDLLRMAREENSRTYSPKDRRRGKMVREADRERERRSRGRIWTPSRPEVIARLDNDGLLPAINFIFSRAGCEAAVQQCLYAGLRLNDEPARLRVREIVESRTASIPTEDLHVLGYYEWLEGLERGIAAHHAGMLPTFKEVVEELFVRGLVKAVFATETLALGINMPARTVILEKLVKWNGEQHADITPGEYTQLTGRAGRRGIDVEGHAVVLWQRGMDPAGLAGLAGTRTYPLRSSFKPSYNMAVNLVSQFGRHRSRELLETSFAQFQADRSVVGISRQVQRNEEGLEGYQEGMTCHLGNFEEYAQLRRDLKDRETDLAKQGAAQRRVQAASSLEKLKPGDIIHVPTGKFAGLALVLDPGVPAGRVHGHRGHEYAEGPRPLVLTAERQVKRLAAIDFPVPVEALDRMRIPKTFNARSPQSRRDLASQLRTKAGHITPERHSRGRAAAADDREIARLRGELRAHPCHGCDEREDHARWAERYHRLKRDTQQLERRIEGRTNTIARTFDRIHALLTELDYLREDEVTVHGKRLARLYGELDLLASECLRAKVWEGLSPAELAACVSALVFEARQSDDAVAPKVPGGAAKEALGEMVRIWGRLDALEEEHRINQAEGVGQREPDLGFAWAAYQWASDKSLDEVLREAEMPAGDFVRWCKQVIDVLGQVAAAAPAASGDSGSTVARNARKAVDALLRGVVAYSSVG; translated from the coding sequence ATGACCGAAGAACTCTCACCCGCCGAGCGGTACGCCGCTGCCCGGATCCGCGCCGCCGAAGAGGCCTCCGCCTTGGCCCCCTTCCGCGAGATGTACGACTTCGACCTGGACCCGTATCAGGTCGAGGCATGCAAGGCGCTGGAGGCCGGCAAAGGCGTCCTCGTCGCCGCCCCGACCGGCTCGGGCAAGACCATCGTCGGCGAGTTCGCCGTGCACCTGGCCCTCCAGCAGGGCCGCAAGTGCTTCTACACGACGCCGATCAAGGCGCTGTCGAACCAGAAGTACGCCGACCTCGTCAAGCGCTACGGCGCCGACAAGGTGGGCCTGCTGACGGGCGACAACAGCGTCAACTCCGAGGCGCCGGTGGTCGTGATGACCACCGAGGTGCTCCGCAACATGCTGTACGCGGGCTCCCAGTCGCTGCGCGGCCTCGGCTACGTCGTGATGGACGAGGTCCACTACCTCTCCGACCGGTTCCGCGGCGCCGTCTGGGAGGAAGTGATCATCCACCTCCCCGAGTCGGTGACCCTGGTCTCCCTGTCGGCCACCGTGTCCAACGCCGAGGAGTTCGGCGACTGGCTGGACACCGTGCGCGGGGACACCGAGGTGATCGTCTCCGAGGGGCGGCCCGTTCCGCTGTGGCAGCACGTCATGGCCGGCCGCCGGATCTACGACCTCTTCGAGGAGGAGTCCGACCACGGCGGCCGAGGCTCCGCGCGCCGGGAGGTCAATCCCGACCTGCTGCGCATGGCCCGCGAGGAGAACAGCCGCACCTACAGTCCGAAGGACCGGCGGCGCGGAAAGATGGTCCGCGAGGCCGACCGCGAGCGCGAGCGGCGCTCCCGCGGCCGGATCTGGACCCCGTCCCGCCCCGAGGTCATCGCCCGCCTCGACAACGACGGGCTGCTGCCCGCCATCAACTTCATCTTCAGCCGGGCCGGCTGCGAGGCCGCCGTCCAGCAGTGCCTGTACGCGGGCCTGCGACTGAACGACGAACCGGCGCGGCTCAGGGTCCGCGAGATCGTCGAGTCCCGGACCGCCTCCATCCCCACCGAGGACCTCCACGTCCTGGGCTACTACGAGTGGCTCGAAGGCCTGGAGCGGGGCATCGCCGCGCACCACGCGGGCATGCTGCCCACCTTCAAGGAGGTCGTGGAGGAGCTCTTCGTACGCGGCCTGGTCAAGGCCGTCTTCGCCACGGAGACCCTGGCGCTGGGCATCAACATGCCCGCGCGCACGGTGATCCTGGAGAAGCTGGTCAAGTGGAACGGCGAGCAGCACGCCGACATCACCCCCGGCGAGTACACGCAGCTGACCGGCCGGGCCGGGCGGCGCGGCATCGACGTCGAGGGCCACGCGGTGGTGCTCTGGCAGCGCGGCATGGATCCGGCGGGTCTCGCCGGGCTCGCCGGTACCCGTACGTATCCGCTGCGTTCCAGCTTCAAGCCGTCCTACAACATGGCCGTTAACCTGGTCAGCCAGTTCGGTCGGCACCGCTCGCGCGAGCTGCTGGAGACCTCCTTCGCGCAGTTCCAGGCCGACCGCTCGGTCGTCGGGATCTCCCGGCAGGTGCAGCGCAACGAGGAGGGTCTGGAGGGCTACCAGGAGGGCATGACCTGCCACTTGGGGAACTTCGAGGAGTACGCGCAGCTGCGCCGTGACCTCAAGGACCGTGAGACGGACCTGGCCAAGCAGGGCGCGGCACAGCGCCGGGTGCAGGCGGCCAGTTCGCTGGAGAAGCTCAAGCCGGGCGACATCATCCACGTGCCGACGGGCAAGTTCGCCGGGCTCGCGCTGGTCCTGGACCCGGGCGTGCCGGCCGGGCGGGTCCACGGGCACCGCGGGCACGAGTACGCCGAGGGCCCGCGCCCGCTGGTCCTCACCGCCGAGCGGCAGGTCAAGCGGCTCGCCGCGATCGACTTCCCGGTCCCGGTCGAGGCGCTCGACCGGATGCGGATCCCCAAGACCTTCAACGCGCGCTCGCCGCAGTCCCGCCGGGACCTGGCGTCCCAGCTGCGGACCAAGGCCGGGCACATCACGCCGGAGCGGCACTCCCGTGGCCGGGCCGCGGCCGCCGACGACCGCGAGATCGCCCGGCTGCGCGGCGAGTTGCGGGCGCATCCCTGCCACGGCTGCGACGAGCGCGAGGACCACGCCCGCTGGGCGGAGCGCTACCACCGGCTCAAGCGGGACACCCAGCAGCTGGAGCGGCGGATCGAGGGCCGGACGAACACCATCGCCCGCACCTTCGACCGGATCCACGCCCTGCTGACCGAGCTGGACTACCTGCGCGAGGACGAGGTCACCGTGCACGGCAAGCGGCTCGCCCGGCTGTACGGGGAGCTGGACCTGCTGGCCTCCGAGTGCCTGCGGGCCAAGGTGTGGGAGGGTCTGAGCCCGGCCGAACTGGCGGCCTGTGTCTCGGCGTTGGTCTTCGAGGCGCGGCAGTCCGACGACGCGGTCGCCCCGAAGGTGCCGGGCGGCGCGGCCAAGGAGGCGCTGGGCGAGATGGTCCGGATCTGGGGCCGGCTCGACGCGCTGGAGGAGGAGCACCGCATCAACCAGGCGGAGGGCGTGGGCCAGCGCGAGCCGGACCTCGGCTTCGCGTGGGCGGCGTACCAGTGGGCCTCCGACAAGAGCCTCGACGAGGTGCTGCGCGAGGCGGAGATGCCGGCCGGTGACTTCGTGCGCTGGTGCAAGCAGGTCATCGACGTGCTCGGGCAGGTCGCGGCGGCGGCTCCGGCGGCCTCCGGTGACAGTGGGAGCACGGTGGCGCGCAATGCCCGCAAGGCCGTGGACGCACTGCTTCGGGGTGTAGTGGCCTACAGTTCGGTCGGCTAG
- a CDS encoding diacylglycerol kinase translates to MSHEVTLFVNPTAGRGRGAHAAQPAASAVRAAGFSVRTVVGADAPDALARLTAAVREGTGAVIAVGGDGVVSLALQALAGTPVPLGVVAVGTGNDFARAMGLPVREPARAGQLAAEAVKESRIREIDLGRVAGADYEKWFGTVLCSGFDSRVNDRGNRMRLPVGRFKYDLAMIAELAAFRPFPYRITLDDGPVIETEATLVAVGNGSTYGGGMRICADAVPDDGLFDVTVVGDCSRATLLKVFPQVYKGRHLSHPKVTVHRARKITLEAVGLSAYADGEPLGVLPVTAECVPRAVRLLA, encoded by the coding sequence ATGAGTCACGAGGTCACCCTCTTCGTCAATCCCACCGCCGGACGCGGCCGGGGCGCGCACGCCGCGCAGCCGGCCGCTTCGGCTGTCCGGGCGGCCGGCTTCTCCGTACGGACCGTCGTGGGCGCCGACGCGCCGGACGCGCTGGCCCGGCTCACGGCCGCCGTCCGTGAGGGCACCGGTGCGGTGATCGCGGTGGGTGGCGACGGGGTGGTCTCCCTGGCGCTCCAGGCCCTGGCCGGGACACCCGTGCCGCTCGGGGTGGTCGCGGTGGGCACCGGCAACGATTTCGCCCGGGCGATGGGCCTGCCCGTACGGGAGCCGGCGCGGGCCGGGCAGCTGGCCGCCGAAGCCGTCAAGGAGAGCCGGATCCGGGAGATCGACCTGGGCCGGGTGGCCGGCGCCGACTACGAGAAGTGGTTCGGGACGGTGCTGTGCTCCGGCTTCGACTCACGGGTCAACGACCGGGGCAACCGGATGCGGCTGCCGGTCGGCCGGTTCAAGTACGACCTGGCGATGATCGCGGAGCTGGCCGCCTTCCGGCCGTTCCCGTACCGGATCACCCTGGACGACGGGCCGGTGATCGAGACCGAGGCCACGTTGGTGGCCGTCGGCAACGGATCCACCTACGGCGGGGGCATGCGCATCTGCGCGGACGCCGTCCCCGACGACGGGCTCTTCGACGTCACGGTGGTCGGCGACTGCAGCCGGGCCACCCTGCTGAAGGTGTTCCCGCAGGTCTACAAGGGCCGCCACCTCAGCCACCCGAAGGTGACCGTCCACCGGGCCAGGAAGATCACCTTGGAGGCCGTGGGCCTGTCCGCGTACGCGGACGGCGAGCCCCTGGGGGTGCTGCCGGTGACCGCCGAATGCGTTCCCCGGGCCGTCCGGCTGCTCGCTTAA
- the tatC gene encoding twin-arginine translocase subunit TatC — translation MLNSARKQEKKERQAKDAEGRMPLVEHLRELRNRLLKSVVAIVVITIVAAFFYRDIINFLLKPMLDSVGCTDGVVTQRNGRPCADMTVNGLISAFSIALKVSLMAGVVLSAPVWLYQLWAFAAPGLHSHEKKYARSFVAVGAPLFLTGAVLAYKILPQTATIMLEFTPDHARNLLPVDDYLDLVTRMVIVFGLAFELPLLLILLNFTGVLTGKRLASWWRGMVLGITIFAAFATPTGDPPTMLALAVPIVALYFAALGLCLLNDRRRRRNDPDAGLSDDEASQLDLTPAPIGDLESVPAPAALPEQADGGRQRINGYDDAT, via the coding sequence TTGCTCAACTCTGCCCGCAAGCAGGAGAAGAAAGAACGACAGGCCAAGGACGCCGAAGGGCGCATGCCTCTCGTCGAGCACCTGCGTGAGCTCCGAAACCGCCTGCTGAAGTCGGTCGTGGCGATCGTGGTGATCACGATCGTCGCCGCGTTCTTCTACCGGGACATCATCAACTTCCTGCTGAAGCCGATGCTGGACTCCGTCGGCTGCACCGACGGTGTGGTGACCCAGCGCAACGGTCGCCCCTGCGCCGACATGACCGTGAACGGTCTGATCTCGGCGTTCTCGATCGCCCTGAAGGTCTCCCTGATGGCCGGTGTGGTGCTGTCTGCGCCGGTGTGGCTGTACCAGCTGTGGGCGTTCGCCGCGCCCGGGCTGCACAGTCACGAGAAGAAGTACGCGCGGAGCTTCGTCGCCGTCGGCGCGCCGCTCTTCCTGACCGGCGCGGTGCTCGCGTACAAGATCCTCCCGCAGACCGCGACGATCATGCTCGAGTTCACCCCGGACCACGCGCGCAACCTGCTGCCGGTCGACGACTACCTCGACCTGGTCACCCGCATGGTGATCGTGTTCGGCCTGGCCTTCGAGCTGCCGCTGCTGCTGATCCTGCTGAACTTCACCGGGGTGCTGACCGGCAAGCGGCTGGCGAGCTGGTGGCGGGGCATGGTCCTCGGCATCACGATCTTCGCCGCCTTCGCGACCCCGACCGGTGACCCGCCGACGATGCTCGCGCTGGCCGTGCCCATCGTGGCCCTCTACTTCGCCGCCCTCGGCCTCTGTCTCCTCAACGACCGCAGGCGCAGGCGCAACGACCCCGACGCGGGCCTGAGCGACGACGAGGCCTCCCAGCTGGACCTCACCCCGGCGCCGATCGGTGATCTGGAGTCGGTCCCGGCTCCCGCCGCGCTGCCCGAGCAGGCCGACGGCGGACGCCAGCGGATCAACGGCTACGACGACGCCACCTGA
- the tatA gene encoding Sec-independent protein translocase subunit TatA, with the protein MGNFRGWEILVIVGLVILLFGAKKLPDMARSLGKSARILKSEAKAMKKDGESDDAAPAAPADQSAQPVAPRTIQAAPGDVTSSRPVSEPNRTTQG; encoded by the coding sequence ATGGGCAACTTCAGGGGTTGGGAAATCCTCGTCATCGTCGGACTCGTCATCCTGCTGTTCGGTGCCAAGAAGCTCCCCGACATGGCCCGCTCCCTCGGCAAGTCGGCCCGCATCCTCAAGAGCGAGGCCAAGGCCATGAAGAAGGACGGCGAGAGCGACGACGCCGCCCCCGCCGCGCCCGCGGACCAGTCCGCCCAGCCGGTCGCCCCGCGTACCATCCAGGCCGCGCCGGGTGACGTCACCAGCTCGCGTCCGGTGAGCGAGCCGAACCGCACCACCCAGGGCTGA